The Bacillus carboniphilus genome has a segment encoding these proteins:
- a CDS encoding YjcZ family sporulation protein encodes MYHYDHCCYPTQVAPAYGPCHNNWFALIVVLFILLIIIGAVCYGKY; translated from the coding sequence ATGTATCATTACGATCACTGTTGTTATCCTACGCAAGTAGCACCTGCTTACGGTCCTTGCCACAATAATTGGTTTGCTTTAATTGTCGTGTTGTTTATTCTATTAATTATTATCGGAGCAGTTTGTTACGGTAAATACTAA
- a CDS encoding YozE family protein, whose protein sequence is MAKSFYHFLMKYRNIEPKEEIEFFANHAYDDHSFPKLAEEYHEISSYLEMNVDYISSMKVFDEAWELYLLEES, encoded by the coding sequence ATGGCGAAGTCGTTTTACCATTTTTTGATGAAATACCGAAATATTGAACCAAAAGAAGAAATAGAATTCTTTGCAAACCATGCCTACGACGATCACAGTTTTCCAAAATTGGCTGAAGAATATCACGAGATAAGTTCATACTTAGAAATGAATGTTGATTACATCTCATCGATGAAAGTATTCGATGAAGCGTGGGAATTGTACCTTTTAGAAGAAAGTTAA